Proteins encoded within one genomic window of Eleutherodactylus coqui strain aEleCoq1 chromosome 1, aEleCoq1.hap1, whole genome shotgun sequence:
- the LOC136615891 gene encoding gastrula zinc finger protein XlCGF57.1-like produces the protein MVVLLNDSPSMSKDGNEVAKRILNISLEIIYLLTGEDYTIVKKTSRDCKTPNSHLHESGGWSRSQSPITEAPPHLPIHEQKILELANKITELLTGEVPIRCQDVAVYFSMEEWEYLEEHKDLYKDVKMENYQPLISQENPIEDFDGNFIPPLNCKVEDEDIVQHSPGENLIITLNVQPVCNSTDLSYNPPNHKEPTHDRSQNFTTITGHTGGKSLQCEKPFAKSSGLFTHKRTCTDEKPYSCSECGKCFAKKAKLAAHVRVHTGEMPFSCTECGKGFATTRDLVIHERIHTGEKPFSCAECQKCFAQKSNLLRHQRIHTGEKPFSCSKCGKCFTQKTNLARHQIHHTGEGQYSCSVCGKRFADRTHFLTHQRLHTGEGRYSCSVCGKSCGKKSDLVRHERIHTGEKPFSCSECGKCFAHKKSLLMHQESHTRVKAF, from the exons ATGGTCGTCCTCCTAAATGATTCACCAAGCATGAGCAAGGATGGGAATGAAGTTGCAAAAAGAATATTAAACATCTCCttagagatcatctacctgctgaccggagag gattacacaatagtgaagaagacatcgCGTGACTGTAAAactcccaacagccatctccatgagtcaggaggatggagcaggagccagagccccatcacagaggctccacctcacttaccgatacatgagcagaagatcctagaacttgccaacaagatcactgagctgctgactggagag GTTCCTAttaggtgtcaggatgtcgctgtctatttttccatggaggagtgggagtatttagaagaacACAAAGATCTGTACAAGGATGTAAAGATGGAGAACTACCAGCCTCTTATATCACAAG AAAATCCCATTGAGGACTTTGATGGAAACTTCATACCACCGCTAAATtgtaaagtagaagatgaagatattgTGCAGCACTCTCCAGGAGAAAACCTCATCATTACCCTTAATGTTCAGCCAGTATGTAACAGTACAGATCTATCATATAATCCCCCTAATCACAAGGAACCTACTCATGATCGATCTCAGAATTTTACTACAATTACAGGTCACACCGGGGGTAAAAGTCTGCAATGTGAAAAACCGTTTGCAAAAAGCTCAGGTCTTTTTACACACAAAAGAACTTGCACAgatgagaagccatattcatgttcagaatgtgggaaatgctttgcaaAAAAAGCAAAGCTTGCTGCGCATgtgagagttcacacaggagaaatgccattttcatgtacagaatgtgggaaggGTTTTGCAACTACAAGAGATCTTGTTATACATGagcgaattcacacaggggagaagccattttcatgtgcagagtGTCAGAAATGTTTTGCGCAGAAATCAAATCttcttagacatcagagaattcacacaggggagaagccattttcatgttcaaaatgtgggaaatgttttacacaaaaAACAAATCTTGCTAGACATCAGatacatcacacaggagaggggCAGTATTCATGTTCAGTGTGTGGGAAACGTTTTGCAGATAGAACACATTTTCTTACTCATCAGAGACTCCACACAGGTGAGGGGCGAtattcatgttcagtatgtgggaaaAGTTGTGGTAAGAAgtcagatcttgttaga